One genomic segment of Pandoraea thiooxydans includes these proteins:
- a CDS encoding bifunctional enoyl-CoA hydratase/phosphate acetyltransferase — MSYTYPYLNGLIDQAAGSSITIAVVYPCEEVSLRAAIGASTRGLGKLLLVGPRERMTQVAAAGGIDLSGATLVDTPDDPVAAAREAAALVGQGQAQAIMKGSLHTDELMGVLVGREAGLRTSRRISHVFLFDMADMPKPLMLTDCVVNIAPDLMVKRDIVQNAIDLAHVVGIAKPLVGILSATESVNPAIPGTLDAAALCKMADRGQITGGVLDGPLAFDNAISLESARIKKIHSPVAGHPDILLVPNLETGNTLYKSLVYLGHAECAGLVLGTRVPVILTSRADSPFSRLASVALGVLFAARKPAA; from the coding sequence ATGTCGTATACCTACCCCTATTTGAACGGCCTGATCGATCAGGCCGCCGGCTCCAGCATCACGATCGCCGTCGTTTATCCGTGCGAAGAAGTCTCGCTGCGCGCCGCGATCGGCGCGAGCACTCGCGGGCTGGGCAAGCTGCTGCTGGTCGGGCCGCGCGAGCGCATGACGCAGGTGGCCGCTGCCGGCGGCATCGACCTGAGCGGTGCAACCCTGGTCGACACCCCCGACGATCCGGTCGCCGCTGCGCGGGAGGCCGCCGCACTGGTCGGACAAGGGCAGGCCCAGGCCATCATGAAAGGCAGCCTGCACACCGACGAACTGATGGGGGTGCTGGTCGGCCGTGAGGCGGGCCTGCGCACCAGCCGCCGCATCTCGCATGTGTTCCTGTTCGACATGGCCGACATGCCCAAGCCGCTGATGCTGACCGATTGCGTGGTCAATATCGCGCCGGATCTGATGGTCAAGCGCGATATCGTCCAGAATGCGATCGATCTCGCGCATGTGGTCGGCATTGCCAAACCGCTGGTCGGCATTCTGTCGGCCACCGAGTCGGTCAATCCGGCCATTCCGGGCACGCTCGACGCGGCGGCGCTGTGCAAGATGGCCGATCGGGGCCAGATTACCGGCGGCGTGCTGGACGGCCCGCTGGCGTTCGACAATGCCATCTCGCTCGAATCGGCCCGCATCAAGAAAATCCATTCGCCGGTGGCCGGCCATCCCGACATCCTGCTGGTGCCCAATCTCGAAACCGGCAATACCCTCTATAAATCGCTGGTCTACCTGGGCCACGCCGAATGCGCGGGGCTGGTGCTCGGCACCCGGGTGCCGGTGATCCTCACCAGCCGGGCCGATTCGCCGTTCTCGCGGCTGGCCTCGGTCGCCCTCGGCGTGCTGTTCGCGGCACGCAAGCCGGCCGCCTGA
- a CDS encoding IclR family transcriptional regulator yields MNKADTPTLRAFALLEHLVKADRPLSLAEIVQDFEAPKASLHRMLAALEAGGLVIREPGGKNTYAIGPRLSQLGMNVVMHTGGRRVRHAILSRLVADLGETCNLTMLNETEVLYLDRKEAPWPLRLDLKPGSQVPVHCSASGKLLLAMLPREERGMLVRTLKLERFTANTITDVELLEAELDRIAYKQIGVDNEEFVAGIACVAAPLISVNGTCLAAIAVHAPIARTPLSRAMEFVPRLQEAARELAQTF; encoded by the coding sequence ATGAATAAAGCTGATACGCCCACCCTGCGCGCCTTTGCGCTGTTGGAGCACCTCGTCAAGGCCGATCGGCCGTTGTCGCTGGCCGAGATCGTGCAGGACTTCGAGGCGCCCAAGGCATCGCTGCACCGCATGCTGGCGGCGCTCGAGGCTGGCGGCCTGGTGATTCGCGAACCCGGCGGCAAGAACACCTATGCAATCGGGCCGCGCCTGTCGCAGTTGGGCATGAACGTGGTCATGCATACCGGCGGGCGGCGCGTCAGGCATGCCATCCTGAGCCGGTTGGTGGCCGATCTGGGCGAGACCTGCAATCTCACCATGCTCAACGAGACGGAGGTGCTGTATCTGGATCGCAAAGAGGCCCCGTGGCCGCTGCGACTGGATCTGAAGCCCGGCTCGCAAGTGCCCGTGCACTGTTCGGCCAGCGGCAAGCTGCTGCTGGCGATGCTGCCGCGCGAGGAGCGCGGCATGCTGGTGCGAACCCTGAAGCTCGAACGCTTCACGGCCAACACCATCACCGACGTGGAATTGCTGGAGGCCGAGCTCGATCGCATCGCCTACAAGCAGATCGGGGTCGACAACGAAGAATTCGTGGCTGGCATCGCCTGCGTGGCGGCGCCCTTGATCTCGGTCAACGGCACGTGCCTGGCGGCCATCGCGGTGCACGCGCCGATCGCCCGCACGCCGCTGTCGCGGGCCATGGAGTTCGTGCCGCGCCTGCAGGAAGCAGCCCGGGAACTGGCGCAAACATTTTAG
- the xsc gene encoding sulfoacetaldehyde acetyltransferase encodes MANRQVTQGKTKMTPSEAFVETLVANGVTDVFGIVGSACMDALDIFPAAGIRYIPTVHEQGAGHMADGFSRVAGRHGVCMAQNGPGITNFVTSIAAAYWAHSPVVMITPESGTMTMGLGGFQETEQLPIFSKITKFQGHVNNPRRMAEITGRCFDRAMLDMGPTQLNIPRDYFYGEYEYEIPEPIRIENGPGGTQALVEAAELLASAKFPVILAGGGVVMSNGVEACVALAELLDAPVVNSYLHNDSFPASHRLWCGPLGYQGSKAGMKLISKADVVLALGTRLGPFGTLPQHGMDYWPKNAKIIQVDADPKMLGLVKKISVGLCGDARSAALALAERLKSQSLACHANRDQRLNDIKQEKAAWEAELTEWTHERDPYSMDVIKNAKEMHPRQMLRELEKAMPKDAMVSTDIGNICSVSNSYLRFEQPRSMFAAMSFGNCGYAFPAIIGAKVAAPHRPAVAYVGDGAWGMSFGEILTCVRENIPTTAVVFHNKQWGAEKKNQVDFYSRRFVGTDLENPSFAAIGRSMGAEGVVIDQLSDVGPALAAACAAQKEGKTTIIEVMVTRELGDPFRRDALSMPVRLLDKYKDFV; translated from the coding sequence ATGGCCAACCGCCAAGTCACACAGGGCAAAACCAAAATGACGCCATCCGAAGCGTTTGTCGAAACGCTGGTCGCCAACGGCGTGACCGATGTGTTCGGCATCGTCGGCTCGGCCTGCATGGATGCGCTGGACATTTTTCCGGCCGCCGGCATTCGCTACATTCCGACCGTGCACGAACAAGGCGCCGGCCATATGGCCGACGGCTTCTCGCGCGTAGCCGGCCGCCATGGCGTATGCATGGCGCAGAACGGCCCCGGCATCACCAACTTCGTGACGTCGATCGCCGCGGCCTACTGGGCGCACAGCCCGGTGGTCATGATCACGCCGGAATCCGGCACCATGACGATGGGTCTGGGCGGCTTCCAGGAAACCGAACAACTGCCGATCTTCTCGAAGATCACCAAGTTCCAGGGGCACGTCAATAATCCGCGCCGCATGGCCGAGATCACCGGGCGCTGCTTCGATCGCGCGATGCTCGACATGGGCCCGACCCAGCTCAATATTCCGCGCGATTATTTCTACGGCGAATATGAGTACGAAATTCCCGAGCCGATCCGCATCGAAAACGGCCCGGGCGGCACGCAAGCCCTGGTCGAAGCGGCCGAGCTGCTGGCCAGCGCGAAGTTTCCGGTGATTCTGGCCGGCGGCGGCGTGGTGATGTCCAACGGCGTCGAGGCCTGCGTGGCGCTGGCCGAGTTGCTCGACGCGCCGGTGGTCAACAGCTACCTGCACAATGACTCGTTCCCGGCCAGCCACCGCCTGTGGTGCGGCCCGCTCGGCTATCAGGGCTCGAAAGCCGGCATGAAGCTGATCTCCAAGGCCGACGTGGTGCTGGCCCTGGGTACCCGGCTCGGACCGTTCGGCACGCTGCCGCAGCACGGCATGGACTACTGGCCGAAGAACGCCAAGATCATTCAGGTCGACGCCGATCCGAAGATGCTGGGCCTGGTCAAGAAGATCTCGGTGGGCCTGTGCGGCGATGCCCGCTCGGCCGCGCTGGCCCTGGCCGAGCGCCTGAAGTCGCAATCGCTGGCGTGCCACGCCAACCGCGACCAGCGCCTGAACGACATCAAGCAGGAAAAGGCCGCCTGGGAAGCCGAGCTGACGGAATGGACGCACGAGCGCGATCCGTACAGCATGGACGTCATCAAGAACGCCAAGGAAATGCATCCGCGCCAGATGTTGCGCGAGTTGGAAAAGGCCATGCCGAAGGATGCGATGGTCTCGACCGACATCGGCAACATCTGCTCGGTTTCCAACAGCTACCTGCGTTTCGAGCAGCCCCGCTCGATGTTTGCGGCGATGAGCTTCGGCAACTGCGGCTATGCGTTCCCGGCGATCATCGGCGCCAAGGTGGCCGCGCCCCATCGTCCGGCCGTGGCCTACGTCGGCGACGGCGCCTGGGGCATGAGCTTCGGTGAAATCCTGACCTGCGTGCGCGAGAACATCCCGACCACCGCCGTGGTGTTCCACAACAAGCAGTGGGGCGCGGAGAAGAAGAACCAGGTGGACTTCTACAGCCGCCGCTTCGTCGGTACCGATCTGGAAAACCCGAGCTTCGCCGCGATCGGCCGCTCGATGGGCGCCGAAGGTGTGGTGATCGATCAGCTGTCGGACGTCGGCCCGGCGCTGGCCGCGGCCTGCGCTGCCCAGAAGGAGGGCAAGACCACCATTATCGAAGTGATGGTCACGCGCGAACTGGGCGACCCGTTCCGTCGCGACGCTTTGTCGATGCCGGTGCGCCTGCTGGACAAGTACAAGGACTTCGTCTGA